The window GAGATTATGAGATTGTTTTTGGCGGGACAGTATGACTCCTATCTCCTAAGTCTATCTGAGGAGGAAATGTCTTCAGCTGAATCTTAGCAGAGATAGCATAacagattcataatttttttcaaatggaGTTTTGTTGTTTGCATATCCAGTCATGTTTGAGGAATTCCTGGGTGTTTCTTGAAAACAGTTGTCTGTGTCTGCATTCCTATTTGGTCTGAACCCAACTTAACAATAACAGTTATCTTACCACAATGTGAAATGAGTATATTACTGTGGGAATGACAGAATTATACGGTCATTAACTAAACCAAAGTGCCTTTTCAGAAGCTAACTGTGGTTTTGCTTTAATCAACACTGGAAAGGCGAAATCAGTGAGATGCAACCTCAGATGAGACAAAGGATTCTGGTGTGGGTGAATGAACGTTGTGATTTATTGAAACAAACTAGATTTCTCCGTTCTCTGATGGTTACATGCTATCACACtgtttttttatggaaaattTACACACTGTGAGAATAAATTAACTTATGTTTGActaacacaaaacacacatagtTTTTATGATCAAAttgatattttattcatttaatattataaaactcAACCAATATATCAAATCAACTCGCCTGGATATATTGagtgtttcaaaatgtttttgttttttttctgatgattCATTCAGAGACTAAGTGTTCTCTGGATTGTACAATTAAATTATGGTCTGAGGTTTTACATTGTCTGATTTCTCAAGTTTGAGGAAAGTACACTGTTTAAGTACACCCTTCTCCACTTACAATTTTCTGTTGTATTCAAAGGATTTTATTTGGCTTTTTTTAGTCATCATGCAATATAAGCTATTAACTTCATATTTTTCCATGCTGTATGGTGCACatgtatttattatgtgtgtATCTTTAGCTATGACACAAATGAGGCTTAGCATTGCTCGCATGTTTTCTAGCTGAACATCTGGAGTTCCGGTGAGTCACtgttgttcatttagttaaaactTGAGTTGTTTAGAAATACTTCAGGGGTACGTTATAGAAATCGTACTTCATTCATTATAATTCAtgctaataaattaatatttattactcCTCTGTTTGAACGCACTACTGCGTTAATAATCTGTAGCAAATAGTGATGAATCATAATTTATAACACTAAATGCATCATTTGAAAGTCACCTTTCACTGATTATGTACAATAACTAAATTAGGTACTATAGTCTTTAAATCAACCTTTTCATAGATCTTCCTAAATGCTGATTTAATACAAACcggattccaaaaaagttgggacactgtacaaactgtgaataagacaatgatgtggaagtttcaaatttcaatattttattcagaatagaaACATAGATGacacatcaaatgtttaaactgagaaaatgtataattataagggaaaattaagttgattttaaatttcatggcatcaacacaccTCAAAAACGTTGGGACAAGGCtgttttttataacagtctgcaaacctctggggactgaggagacaagttgctcaggtttaggaataggaagattgtcccattcttgtctgaTACAGGCTACTAGTTGCTCaatcttaggtcttctttgtcacatcttcctctttatgatgcgccaaaggtcttctatgggtgaaagatctggactgcaggctggtcatttcagtacggatccttcttctacacagccatgatgttttaattgatgcagtatatggtctggcattgtcatgtagGAAAATgaaaggtcttccctgaaagagacatctggatgggagcatatgttgttctagaacttgtatatacctttcagcattgatggtgcctttccagatgtgtaagctgcccatgccacatgcactcatgcaaccccataccatcagagatgcaggcttctgaactgagcactgattaCAAATTTTGTtatccttgtcctctttagtccggatgacatggcgtcccagttttccaaaaagaacttcaaattttgattcttATGATCACAAAACggttttccactttgccaaagTCCATTtgaaatgagccttggcccagagaaaactccTGCGCTTCTGCTTcatgtttagatattttatatctagtttatgatatttgtaaattattccattcctttttttactcacaatttgtacagtgtcccaacttttttggaatcgtaTTTGTAGAACCTCCCAGAATGCTCTGTGGTCCTCAACCACATCTGACTAGTCTTACCAATCTATGGGCATCTCAAATCAACCCCAATACTGGTCTCAGTCAGCTTCCAGTACACTTCCAGTACTTACCCCATCCTCTTGCCCTAGCAACTGCAGGTAAGAAACTTTCATGAATTCACttaatctcatatatatatatatatatatatatactttattttaaatgtaatattaataattttctcTATGTATTATCCAATTCTTTGAACACAATCAATGAACCCACCAGTAAGAGTGTTTCCATCATTCATTCAGTAACAATATCAGAAGtatgtgtggttttgtttgtAGTCAGCAGAAATAATGCCACAGGAAGAGCTGAAAGACCGTCTGGGTTCAGCAGGTTTATTCTGATTTGAGATCCAAACTCAAACTTAATTAACTTTTGCTATATGTGACCCTAAAGCAAGCATTTGTGCTTTGAACTGTTTggtaaattatcagaaatattctGCTGGAGGAAATCTTCTTGTCTGTCTTCTGTGTCTCAGATCTGAAGCGTTTTGATTTATTGAAGAACCCCGCTGCACTCGATGTGTCCAGACAAAGAGAGTTTATGCAATACATTGGCTCATGTATCAGTAAAATGTATGCATGCTAATACAATTTTTAACTGCTAATAAAAAAGCAGTTTTTCTGCTCAGCATATTTACCATTTATCAATCCTAAGAGGAGTCATTCAGTTTATTCAGTCTTTTCATTGAATATCATCAGGCCCAAAATACACGTATTTTTGCATGCTTGTCAGTCTTCTAATTCCTAACCTTACATTATTTCTCTCTTGCCCCTTTCTATCATCAGTTCTTCCAATAGAGTGCCTGCTTTCCagctgtcacatccacacaaggagaggaggagatgggtaAGTGTTtacgtgaagctttattaacataggacttttAACAGAACaagtaagtgtggtcacagacgaagaatcttcaagcactgatcacataggtgagttcaagcacaaggctaggccagacaacaaagagtcacttcccttaatcgctgtgtctgaatctccacagagtcacaatatgATCCACAAGAAGCAGGTAGAAGATCCATAAGAGCGTCCATGCAATCtcgattccagccggtgagtgaatgagtgaggtgagcatttaaaggtgtggtaattgctggtgcaggtgcgggtaatcagtattcaggtgacggttcacgtgagcggtgcatgggagattgagtggatggtgactggcaatggtgactggggctgagggaacgagctgagggtgtgacaccaGCATGCAGCATCTCAACAATACCCTGATAATGCAGTTCCAGTTTCACAGCCATTaatgacacaaaataaacaaaacaagccTATGTACCAGCCTCAGCAACAGCAGGTATCAACACAGACTTTCTGGACTCATGCAGctctggctttaaaaaaaaaaaaaaaaattctaatatataatgttttttttttccacagttcATCAAATTCTTTACATGGTTCCACATATTCAACAATGAATGGTAAATGAATCAATTTAAATAGCTTTCATTTGGAATATTTATTCACCATAAGTATGTTTTATTCGGGTGTAATTCCTTATGTTAATGCAGACGACTTTTTCTCATAACTTCTGACACCACTGTATCTTTATTTGGTTTAATGTATTTATTGGAATTAATAAACCTTAGCCTAAATCTCTAATAATGtcacacacagaacacagaacATGGGACATATGCGTCTTGTTGACTTGCACAGACGCAATGCTTTTCCTGTAGCTGGACCACAACCTGTTGTACCTGTTAGCTCTTTAAGACTGACCAATACCTTCCACCCCAGCACCTTTCCGGCAACTTCTGAAGTTCAGCTACCCAGCGTTGTAGCTGTACCACCCAGTGGGGAGGCCATCTCTGTGACTGGTGGATCCCATCCAAATAATGGAGCACTGTCGGGTAGGATTGCTAACGAGCGAGTGCTGTGTGATCACATCCTGCCTGCTGAAGCCAGCACTGGACTTTTGGATTCAGATCATGGGCCTTTCATTTCAGCAGTTGTGCCTGATCCCAATCACAGTGATCCTATATTATCCGCACTAGTATAAAAAAATGACTTATTCCAGCATCCCCACAACTGTGTTCTGATACTGTCAACACTAAAACTGATATGTACCCCAAAAACAAATCTTTACTGCAAATATGCATCTTATATCATGCTAATGCTCTATTCAATGAGATAAGGCATTCCTGGTACTTTTCATGTATCTTTTTAGCCTGGtctcattgaatttttttttcttgtttatttgttACTGTTTCTTTATCTTTTATTCTAAGCATAAGATATATGAACTAAAGTTTTGACTTTGTGAGGATTAGTCTAAAtgttaaaagattttaatttttttttattatgtctgtCTTTTGTAGCCTACTGTGAACTATGTGTGTGGGCTTTAACATATATCTCTGACATGTAATTAAATGCTAAGCTAATTACAGCCTGAGTCTCCTTCTGTGTTGCATACAGTATAATTGTCATCAAGTGTCAGTGGTGttaataatactgaaaaaattTGCACACTTAACACTTAACTCAGagaaaaacaagtaaataaaaagtaTAGAATTACAGTGTAGAGCATTCCTGATTATCAATGACATCCGAATAACAAAATCACCTGTTTATAGAGGATCAGGAAAACCATCGACCGTTAACTTACTTTAAAATAGaagcattttattacattttgtgacTATTTTTTCAAGGTCCAGTTTACTGATAAATGTTACTGATTAGTACAAACAATGTATGGGATACTTTGTAGGCTAAAGAtatccaaaaatacaaattatgacaaaattaatgccaataaactatttaaacatatataacatatcttaaaaataaaggtgcttaaaagatTTTTCACAATGGCGCCATAGAAGAACtaattttggttccacaaagaaccattcagtcaaaggttctttcaagaaccatctctttcttaccttctTAAGAAACcttcttttgccacaaagaaccttttgtgaaacaaagtttcttcagatattaaaggttctttatggaatcaTTTATACAAAAAGTTTGttctatggcattgtgaagcagagtaaagtttaaagttttaaacaacacatgaaaaaatgaacataaaaaccatctcggttacgtatggtaaccctcgttccctgaaagaGTGAATGGAGAcgtcacgtcggtgaccgacgaattgggattTTGCTTCGATAGCCCAATcaactttgagtgtaaactaaacaagccaatacTTATTGGTATGCGATTATTGCATCTAGCAGCTGCTGATTACAGCGTgtgtataagaaggcagcaggcgCAATGCATACTAGGTTTTCGCTGGGGAGCAGAGACCTGACGGCCCAATAGTGGTACAGCAACCGTGGCAGCGGGTCGAttcgtaaccgagacgttcccttttagtcggtcactctcgaAGTCAGGTTGGTGACCGACGAATTGGAGTACCTACCAAAGCGCTATGGGTGCTGCCCTTTCCTGTGCCCTGTGTGAGCctcctgcgcccctattaggtgaaGACCGGGActcggaacaagtagttccactcaccattgtcaaagcactacctcacttgGAGAGATTGGATAACGCTAAGAAAACGTACCCATTCCGCTGGAACGGATGCTGCGGAAGCACCATCCTTACCAAAGGAGCTTTTggaagcaaatacacatatagcatccatttaggtgtatatggagaaatgtGAGGTTATTAAagccctcttgggaaggcagaagtctgctggGGAACCACAGGCTCTAAGAACTATACACATACGGGTAtcacttaggtctcaatatggaacccagccttccacgTTTCTCATGGATTCATCATGGAGGTCTGGAACCGGATGTTCCTCTGTGttcagctgcctagggtgatggaggatctcaacagggtctacactATGGACtctctggagcagtttaagcaagccaACACTAACCGGGGCCACTCAGTTCCACTATCCATTTGAGGTAAGAACAAAGGAGGATATCGGGTCTACATGGAGGCTGTAGAATCTAGCGAATGTGTTGGGGGTCACCCAGCctacagctctacaaatatctgtcagtgaggcCCCACGAGCCAGTGCCCAgaaggatgcaacacttctagttgagtgagctcgcaacctcaAAGGGcagataagccagggttatggcatccacaatccagtgggccattctCTGCGGAGCCTCTGTAACTGACAAAGAgatggtctgaggtcctgaagctttgtgttcgGTCTATGTAGCATCTCAGTGCTCggacgggacagagcaaagctagggctgggtctgcctccttcAGGAGCAGTACTTGTAGGTttaccacttggtctttgaagggtgtagtgggaaacCACAGCATGCATGGATATCTGTTCTAGGGACACCCCTGCCCAGAGGAATGTGAGATCTGACCACGGGTGAGTGTTTGGCGACAGGaacggtgtaacttggacccagtGAGTGGCGCGCTTCCATGCTCTGGattcggccataaagccagtgttGGAGTGGTCTCATATGTAGAGCAGTGTAAGTGACGCTGCGGCTGCCATATGCTCAAGGAGCCTCTGAAAAAGTTTCAGTGGGACCATTGTCCTGCCCTTGaatgtattcaagcaggctagcaccgaccatGCATGTACCTCTGTGAGGTGCGCTGTCTGtttgaccgaatccaactccataccaatAAAACAGAGGGAGGCGGATGGGAGATGACTGCTTGCAACACAAGGGGcatagtgcagcctgaagtgtgtaATTCACTCGACACTGGAATGACCACCGCTGAAGTGCCATCTCGCCAAAACaggaagcttccgagagcgtgctgaactcgtagttcacagtagacacagttgagcagaacgaTACTGTCGCTCGgctctgaagtgaaaagctggtatgcattgcacctgctgccttcttatactcacgctgtgatcagagGCAGCTGGTTGCAATAATTGGATGCCAATTTGCagtggcttgtttagtttacattcAAAGTAGGTTGGTCTGTCAAAGCGATATCCTAATTCGTCGGTCCCCgatgtgacgttgagagtgactgactgCAAGGGAAATTTCGTAAATTACTTTGTAAATCTTTACATAAAAGGCAACAAAGTCAAATTATTGACTTTCACTGATGTTTCCCAAAAATTTAAATCCAGCTTATAACTCAAAGAAAGTggaactgtatatatttattttcacacattactgaaaaaaaaaaccatttatattcaatataaaataattaaaaacattgctATGCTACagtggttttgtttattttggtatttgttatatatacattatttatgaaTGCACAGACAGGCAGAAAGTTTTTACAGCTTAGACAAGTGAGAACAGTGCTGTCAGATGATTTCATCACCtttaacataaatgtattttttgattGCGTTTGATTTATTAGTTCTATACTGTCACATACATTTAATGAATCTTGCCAGATTTCAATATAATTACAAGCACAGACAAAATTTGGCTTTGAGATAAGAAAATATGTATTCTTGCTTTTTTGTTCTCTTTAAAGGAACTTGGCAGGCCACCAAAGCCAATGAGATGAAGATGTTATGGGCCTTTTGTTTTCAAAACGTATATAAGGGCTAAATCTAGAGAGTAGTATCACAAAATCCTCTTCAACAATCCCTGATCAAGCTCACCAGTCTTAAACAAAGGTAAGGTgctattaatttaatgcatgttGATCAGTAACTTTGCTGTTTGTGGTTGAAGGTCTAGTTCTAGTTCTAGATCCTGTTGTAGATGATTACATATATGATACTGAACAATGAAACTACATCTTTCACAAAAATGTGTATTTCACGTTTCATTTCAGACGATAACATTCAACATGAGAACCCTCTTTTTGCTGACATTTGTCATTGGAGTGGCCTACTGCGCTCCGGTACGTCATCTACAATATTTGtctgttatatatttattcatgaatCAGCTATGACAAGAGATTATGTAATACCAGCTTTGAATGGCCTGTATTTTGACCTACAGCAATTGATGTATTATGAGCTAGAGTACAAACCTGTCCTGGCTCCACAGGTTAGTTTGGTCCAAACATGAAATAAAGGtttctaatttaaaatgataGTCTAAATGAAATGAATCATGGCATATGGGAGTATATAGTGCatgtatagtaatatatatatatatatatatatatatgtcatatttGATAATACTGCAGATTGTATAATATTAGAAGTGTGTATAATGATCTACAGGCTCTTCCTGCGGCTGCCGCTGCACCTAGACCTTCTGAAGTCGAAATTGTAAGTGTGAAAtagattgattttaaaatcacttaataatatattatggattataataataaatattttattttattttattttatcagctCTTGGCAGCTCAGCAGGCTGCAGCTGGAGATCCTGTAAGTTTCAACTAGTTTTCATCTCTTTTCACAGTCTATTCATTATTACCTGCTAGTTTAGCATGCAATCTGTCCTCATTTTGTCTTATTCTCCACAGGCTCAACCTGTCCGTGGCTTCATTAAGCATGAGATTCCCCAGCCCGGAGGCAGAGAAAGTATTGAAGTTGTACGTGTTTCCTCCCTTTTTAATTGTCACACAATGTGAATCTCCAGTACAATAACCCCATTTCTTCCTAAATTAATTTTCCTCTTTTTCTAGCTGTACCCATTCGGCTTTCCTCAAGCTGCTTCAGCTGCTCCAGCTGTTCCTGCTATTCCTGCTGCCCCTGCTGCCCCAGTACAGTCTGAACATttgtaatatgtattataatttcacatatatatgtgtctatttctaattttcaattttttttaggcCCCTGTTCCAAAGGACGATGATGATGATCATGATGACTAAACCAGACTGGTTGGTTCATTATTAATTAACCAATATATCCATCACAATGCTCTACTGCCATCAGTTTaaggttttatttaattattattattgtttttttttatggaaaaagaAAGATTACTGGAGCaggctttacaaaaaaatatatatatttaagtcatTCTACTTCAAATTTTCATGTTAAATCAGTGTATTGTTgcctttctttgtaattattactTTTGAGGTGTACttgcaatttctgagtaaaaactGTCTATagttgctttttctttttttttgtagtaaatatGTCACAGCTTTGAGCAGcacattattcttattttattttattctaacatAAACAATAGAATAGAAACCTCTAGACAAAACAACACATTTCTAaagccttcttttttttttcttctctcacaGATGAACAGATAAGCTGACCACCAATTCCTGAATGGCAAGGATCTGCTTAGTGTTTAGCAAATTGACTGTGTAAATACTTTCCTGCATTAGAAATAATGCCGATCAATCAAATGGTGCTTTCTCATTGGCTTGATGCATGAGAGCCATAAAAACCATTGCTTTTTTTGATTTATAATAAACCATTGAATCATTTCTTTGCCTCCTTGTGTGTGTTACTTTGTTGTTGTATTATTTGTTGTATGCTGTTAATACAAATACATAACAATTCCTAGTTTGGCTGATAATAAATATCATCCCAAAAAATGCTCTTCCAAACCTGACATTTGCATAGTTGCAATTAAACACCACTaagttcatacacacacacacaaaaaaacaaactcaGTTCCTATTTTTGATAGCACTGATATTTTGTACCTTTAAAATATAGCTTCAAAAACACAGGCTGGTGATATCAGCACTTCCTATGACTATCATCATTATAATAATAGCTGACAGAAAGGCAGACAATGACTGACTACAGGTCATTTTCTCAATAACCATCTTTCTGTATCTGTGAGGTCATGATAAAGTCTAGTCTGAGAGGGATTGGCTAAGCGCTAAGCCAGAGACCAAATAAAAGCATGAAAACTCTCAGAGCTAGTGAATCTACCTGTGGCCAAGGTGAAAAAGCTGGTTGACCGTTCTTTGCACTGTAAGTTGTTCTGTTTCTATGTTATGGCTCAGCACTAGCGCTCCTTCATTGTTTTTGACAGTCTCATCTCATGTCTTTGTTTGTGTAAGGTTGGTGAATCTCTAAACATGTGGACATCTCTCCTGTGTCTTCTTCTGGCTGGTGCAGTATCTGCAGCACCAGTAAGTACACATTCAACTTTTTCTCAGGAATGTCTTTGTAGTCCTCAAAGTTTGTTTTATGTCTCTGTCGGCCAGCTGTTGtaactgatactttttttttccatgtgtGTTTATATCTCTCTCTAGCTTTCACCGTTTTTCAATTATCTCCCTCATTATGGCAACCCGAAGCAGGTGGGGTTAACCACACTTGAACATTCTTGACTTTTCCGTATCCATAACAGTCTTCGGAATCTTTTACTTTAACCATAATCAACACATTGCACCCAGTTCCATGATGAAAATAGCTCTGTAATATTACACTGGATGATGACATGCTACTCCGTGACATGTGTTTATATGATTTATAGGTTTAACTGACTCTCCTGAGGTTGTTACAGAACATGAATTGAACATTGTAATTATAACCGAACTTAACATGTTCTTTTCAGGCATCtacttaaattaattttaactcCTTTCATTTGTATTTTAGGTAAATAATGGTGGCTTCCAGGGAATACCATCACAGCCACATCCTGGTCTGAACGCTCCAATCAGCATGGAAATCGTATGGgctacttttcttttttattaccttaaatataataattcaaaGTGGTACCGTATATAGTTTCATAAATGTTTCAGTTTGAATTTAGTTAGGCTATTTTAGTGTATAAATAATAACAggctaaatgaaaataagaaaatagtTTTATGCTGTAAACCCTGC is drawn from Carassius gibelio isolate Cgi1373 ecotype wild population from Czech Republic chromosome B1, carGib1.2-hapl.c, whole genome shotgun sequence and contains these coding sequences:
- the ambn gene encoding LOW QUALITY PROTEIN: ameloblastin (The sequence of the model RefSeq protein was modified relative to this genomic sequence to represent the inferred CDS: deleted 2 bases in 1 codon; substituted 1 base at 1 genomic stop codon), producing MLCGPQPHLTSLTNLWASQINPNTGLSQLPVHFQYLPHPLALATAVLPIECLLSSCHIHTRRGGDGRNAFPVAGPQPVVPVSSLRLTNTFHPSTFPATSEVQLPSVVAVPPSGEAISVTGGSHPNNGALSGRIANERVLCDHILPAEASTGLLDSDHGPFISAVVPDPNHSDPILSASIKKXLIPASPQLCSDTVNTKTDMYPKNKSLLQICILYHANALFNEIRHSWYFSCIFLAWSH
- the LOC127948812 gene encoding CCAAT/enhancer-binding protein beta-like yields the protein MRTLFLLTFVIGVAYCAPQLMYYELEYKPVLAPQALPAAAAAPRPSEVEILLAAQQAAAGDPAQPVRGFIKHEIPQPGGRESIEVLYPFGFPQAASAAPAVPAIPAAPAAPAPVPKDDDDDHDD